A region from the Ralstonia pickettii genome encodes:
- the rfbF gene encoding glucose-1-phosphate cytidylyltransferase codes for MKTVILAGGLGTRISEESHLRPKPMIEIGGRPILWHIMKIYAAHGINDFIICLGYKGYVIKEYFANYFLHMSDVTFDMSKNEVTVHERHAEPWRITLVDTGEQSMTGGRLKRVAAYLDPNEPFCFTYGDGVSDVDITSKIAFHRAHGKMATVTAVQPPGRYGMLQRDGNRVTGFTEKPPGDGGTWINGGFFVLNPAVIEYIAGEDTHWEGEPMNRLAEMGELSTFEHHGFWQPMDTLRDKNSLEAMWQSGSAPWKKW; via the coding sequence ATGAAGACAGTCATCCTGGCCGGGGGCCTCGGCACGCGCATCAGCGAGGAATCGCACCTGCGGCCCAAGCCGATGATCGAAATTGGTGGCCGCCCCATCCTGTGGCACATCATGAAGATCTATGCCGCGCATGGCATCAACGATTTCATCATCTGCCTCGGTTACAAGGGCTACGTCATCAAGGAGTACTTCGCCAACTACTTCCTGCACATGTCGGACGTGACGTTCGACATGTCGAAGAACGAAGTCACCGTGCATGAGCGCCATGCCGAGCCGTGGCGTATCACGCTGGTGGATACCGGCGAGCAATCCATGACTGGCGGGCGCCTGAAGCGTGTTGCCGCGTATCTCGACCCGAACGAGCCCTTCTGCTTTACCTACGGCGACGGTGTGTCCGACGTCGATATCACCAGCAAGATCGCCTTCCACCGCGCCCACGGCAAGATGGCCACGGTGACGGCCGTGCAGCCGCCGGGCCGCTACGGCATGCTCCAACGCGATGGCAACCGTGTGACCGGTTTCACGGAGAAACCACCCGGCGACGGCGGCACCTGGATCAACGGCGGCTTCTTTGTACTGAACCCGGCCGTCATCGAATACATCGCGGGTGAAGACACCCACTGGGAAGGCGAGCCGATGAATCGCCTGGCCGAGATGGGCGAGTTGAGCACGTTCGAGCACCATGGCTTCTGGCAGCCGATGGACACGCTGCGCGACAAGAACAGTCTCGAAGCCATGTGGCAATCGGGGAGTGCACCGTGGAAAAAGTGGTGA